The Aedes aegypti strain LVP_AGWG chromosome 3, AaegL5.0 Primary Assembly, whole genome shotgun sequence genome contains a region encoding:
- the LOC5573882 gene encoding zinc finger and SCAN domain-containing protein 21, with translation MEIMVEKCFICAEETLQPFRNLMQLTTKYSGTLIYKVVERFLGGDLSDSAASLIASVICQECMVKLNDYDAAHTKAIIIQKEFTDLLKRNITFVGNKLQLEEQMYFKVETDGSYLDDLVEMDQIVEETSEEEPPPESSKPPPMADVLDRSVSMKCNTCGVGFGSLYEMQQHSHRSLADTKSDVCLEFLDNVEEVSENEVEYINEERLDEDVDKDKSDDVECDVQKDENAEDTENNAQEELVLSDAEEEIHFEQLDYLSEVEEDLDAKSIGKVKITCRECELEFDSVLKLKNHLKKSHPKAEEESPWVCNICGLKTKTKPALAAHEAKHSRTSKFDCTFCGKTFQQKGALARHVPIHTGEKPYQCDKCGKQFIHYSSFHMHQLAHGNIREKKCEICGFQLRSSSHLQRHMRVHSGEKPFECPTCGQKFAQRYNMMTHLKAHQGIFREYSKMYKCPLCAETFQRKLKLQEHLTRDHNTVVDSTLLKPVDRPKKYVQFFTA, from the exons atggaaatcaTGGTTGAAAAGTGTTTTATCTGTGCGGAAGAGACATTACAACCGTTCCGGAACCTGATGCAACTGACGACCAAGTATTCTGGCACGTTAATCTACAAAGTGGTGGAACGCTTCCTGGGTGGCGATCTGTCCGATAGCGCTGCCAGTCTGATAGCTTCCGTAATCTGCCAGGAGTGCATGGTAAAACTGAACGATTACGATGCGGCCCACACGAAGGCCATCATCATCCAGAAGGAGTTTACAGACCTGCTGAAGAGGAACATCACCTTCGTCGGAAACAAGTTGCAGTTGGAGGAACAGATGTATTTTAAGGTAGAAACCGACGGTTCCTACCTGGACGATTTGGTGGAAATGGACCAGATAGTCGAAGAAACTAGCGAAGAAGAACCTCCACCGGAAAGTAGCAAGCCTCCTCCAATGGCAGACGTGTTGGACAGATCCGTATCCATGAAATGCAATACCTGTGGGGTCGGATTTGGATCCTTGTACGAAATGCAACAGCATTCACACAGGTCCCTGGCGGACACTAAAAGCGACGTTTGCCTGGAGTTTTTGGATAATGTTGAAGAAGTTTCAGAAAACGAGGTTGAATACATAAACGAGGAACGTTTAGACGAAGACGTCGATAAAGACAAGTCTGATGACGTAGAGTGCGATGTCCAGAAAGATGAAAATGCTGAGGACACGGAGAACAATGCCCAAGAAGAGTTGGTGCTCTCTGATGCAGAAGAAGAGATTCATTTCGAGCAACTGGATTATCTTTCAGAAGTGGAAGAAGATTTGGATGCGAAATCAATCGGAAAGGTGAAAATCACCTGTCGAGAATGTGAGCTGGAGTTTGATTCCGTATTGAAGCTGAAG aaccacttgaaaaagagccatccaAAGGCAGAGGAAGAATCTCCGTGGGTATGTAATATATGCGGCTTGAAAACGAAAACTAAACCAGCCCTCGCGGCTCACGAGGCGAAACACAGTCGGACGTCGAAGTTTGACTGCACATTCTGCGGGAAGACGTTCCAGCAAAAAGGCGCATTAGCTAGGCATGTTCCCATTCACACAG GAGAGAAGCCCTACCAGTGTGATAAATGTGGCAAACAGTTTATCCACTATTCGTCCTTCCATATGCACCAGCTTGCCCATGGGAACATACGAGAGAAAAAGTGTGAAATTTGTGGATTCCAACTTCGATCTAGTTCGCACTTGCAGCGGCATATGAGG GTACATTCTGGAGAAAAGCCTTTTGAATGCCCGACATGTGGACAAAAATTCGCACAGAG GTATAACATGATGACACATTTGAAGGCCCACCAAGGCATCTTCCGGGAGTACTCAAAGATGTATAAATGTCCACTTTGTGCTGAAACTTTCCAACGAAAATTAAAGCTACAAGAACATCTTACACGGGACCACAATACGGTAGTGGATTCAACGTTGCTCAAACCAGTAGATCGACCCAAAAAGTATGTTCAATTTTTTACTGCTTGA
- the LOC5573878 gene encoding uncharacterized protein LOC5573878 isoform X1, protein MDDWTNNDAYRAIPQMEHGNPVQVIDGKDNKESEVAENTTKAKHDTNNMFAQSIFDLTLITINICQICYILKVGPELGILYYIMLGLLGISLILLSIHGFMGLFGRLRCSTPLSDSCFNCLYNTSLFMVVLVYLVNLVFSVLSLKETEETCQIVINNMRNRTAT, encoded by the exons ATGGATGATTGGACCAATAATGATGCATACAGAGCAATACCACAAATGGAACATGGTAATCCAGTGCAGGTAATTGATGGTAAAGAT AACAAGGAATCAGAAGTAGCTGAAAATACAACCAAGGCAAAACATGACACCAACAATATGTTCGCTCAGAGCATCTTCGATCTCACGCTCATCACAATCAACATCTGCCAAATTTGTTACATTCTTAAGGTCGGTCCCGAGCTAGGAATTTTGTATTACATAATGCTCGGCTTATTGGGTATCTCGTTGATATTGCTG TCTATCCACGGCTTCATGGGTCTGTTCGGTCGCCTTCGCTGCAGTACACCTCTTTCCGATAGTTGCTTCAACTGTTTATACAACACTTCACTTTTCATGGTCGTGCTGGTGTATTTAGTTAACTTGGTGTTCAGCGTACTGAGCTTGAAGGAGACAGAGGAAACGTGCCAAATCGTCATCAATAACATGAGGAACAGAACCGCTACATGA
- the LOC5573878 gene encoding uncharacterized protein LOC5573878 isoform X3, whose product MNKESEVAENTTKAKHDTNNMFAQSIFDLTLITINICQICYILKVGPELGILYYIMLGLLGISLILLSIHGFMGLFGRLRCSTPLSDSCFNCLYNTSLFMVVLVYLVNLVFSVLSLKETEETCQIVINNMRNRTAT is encoded by the exons ATG AACAAGGAATCAGAAGTAGCTGAAAATACAACCAAGGCAAAACATGACACCAACAATATGTTCGCTCAGAGCATCTTCGATCTCACGCTCATCACAATCAACATCTGCCAAATTTGTTACATTCTTAAGGTCGGTCCCGAGCTAGGAATTTTGTATTACATAATGCTCGGCTTATTGGGTATCTCGTTGATATTGCTG TCTATCCACGGCTTCATGGGTCTGTTCGGTCGCCTTCGCTGCAGTACACCTCTTTCCGATAGTTGCTTCAACTGTTTATACAACACTTCACTTTTCATGGTCGTGCTGGTGTATTTAGTTAACTTGGTGTTCAGCGTACTGAGCTTGAAGGAGACAGAGGAAACGTGCCAAATCGTCATCAATAACATGAGGAACAGAACCGCTACATGA
- the LOC5573878 gene encoding uncharacterized protein LOC5573878 isoform X2 has translation MDDWTNNDAYRAIPQMEHGNPVQNKESEVAENTTKAKHDTNNMFAQSIFDLTLITINICQICYILKVGPELGILYYIMLGLLGISLILLSIHGFMGLFGRLRCSTPLSDSCFNCLYNTSLFMVVLVYLVNLVFSVLSLKETEETCQIVINNMRNRTAT, from the exons ATGGATGATTGGACCAATAATGATGCATACAGAGCAATACCACAAATGGAACATGGTAATCCAGTGCAG AACAAGGAATCAGAAGTAGCTGAAAATACAACCAAGGCAAAACATGACACCAACAATATGTTCGCTCAGAGCATCTTCGATCTCACGCTCATCACAATCAACATCTGCCAAATTTGTTACATTCTTAAGGTCGGTCCCGAGCTAGGAATTTTGTATTACATAATGCTCGGCTTATTGGGTATCTCGTTGATATTGCTG TCTATCCACGGCTTCATGGGTCTGTTCGGTCGCCTTCGCTGCAGTACACCTCTTTCCGATAGTTGCTTCAACTGTTTATACAACACTTCACTTTTCATGGTCGTGCTGGTGTATTTAGTTAACTTGGTGTTCAGCGTACTGAGCTTGAAGGAGACAGAGGAAACGTGCCAAATCGTCATCAATAACATGAGGAACAGAACCGCTACATGA